GGGCCTTTTTTGCAGACTCACATTCCCTGTCAAGTGCATCTCTGCTGTTAAAAGTTGTATCCTTGCTTTGAGATAGTGTATGCATGTTTGCCGCTACTCTACAAGTTAAGTGTACGCCCGGTATGAGCGTAAACAGTGGTGAAACAGCAGGTGAAAACAGGTCCCATCTACATGCTCCCTGACAGTAAAAATATATTAGCACAAGTATTAGCCAAAGGCAAGGGTAAAATTACCAGCAGAAAAACTGGTTACAGGGCAGGATTTAAGATGAATTCATCACAGTAAATGATGCTTTTGCGCTATTCGTGACTGACCCAATTGCGGGACACTCCAGGCAGAGGAAAACGGTTAATTGTCCCGGTCTCTCTCTCCACCTTCTCAAAAACCTCTTCGGGCGAAAACAGGCCGGTTATATCTACCCACTGGATACCTTCTTCCTTTTTAAACCATGTAGACTGTCTCTTTGCATACCTCTTTGTTGCACGCTTTACAATCAGTTTCGTTTCATCAAGCCCCAGCTTCCCCCTCAGGTATCCTAAAACCTCCTTATACCCGATAGCCTGAAGTGGGGTCTCCGAGGGATTCATTCCGAGGAGCCTTGCAACCTCATCAACCAATCCGCGGGCAAACATCTCTTCAACCCTCTCCTCAATCAACCTGTAAAGCTCCTTTCTGTCCCTCGTAAGCCCTATCTTTATATACTCGTAGGGCAGGGGAGAGGTAAACTCCCTCTGGAGCTCGGATATAGGTCTGCCAGCCTTTAAGGAGACCTCAAGGGCACGGATAATCCTTCTCTTGTCTGCAGGCTCAATAGTGCAGGCCCGCTGAGGGTCTATCTTCAACAGCTCCTGATACAGTCTCCCCGGAATCCTGCTCTCAAGCCTGAGCAAGGCAGCCCTTAACTCAGGATCAGCTTCCGGTGCAGAAAATAGCCCTCTTGTAAGGGTCTTTATGTAAAGCCCTGTGCCGCCAATAACAATCGGGAGCTTTCCCCTGCTGTGAAGCCCTTTGATCAGGGGGGAGACGTCCCTCAAATACCTGCCTGCACTATAGGTCTCTGAGGGATCAACAATGTCTATCATATGATGTCTGACCCGCGCTTTCTGTTCCGGGGAAGGCTTTGCAGTACCAAGGTCCATTCCCCTGTAAATCTGCATTGAATCAGCGCTTATAATCTCTGTCCGGAGTGCCTCAGCCAAGAGCAGTGAAAAGCCTGTCTTGCCCACTCCCGTAGGACCGGTGATTATGATCACCCTCTTTTTTCCACCATCCTGTTCCATACATTAATTTTAACCTAAAGGGTGTATTTAAAGACGAAGAACTCCAAAATGGTAATAGAAGAAAGGGAATGAGGTATAGAGTTTTCACTCATTCTCGTCCCGGCGTCCGGCCGGGACTCCGATCCCGAAGTACTTCGACTCACCTTCCGGGTGAGACAAAAGTGATAATTTGAAACCGTTCAAACTCTATACCCGCATTCCCTTTCAGAAATTGACGGGATTTCTCCCGGCAGTTCTGGAAGAGGTATCCCTGGTTGAAACAATAACGCCTATTGTTATAAAATTTCATAACTGAATGTTCTGCTTCATCACCAAAAAAACTATCAATTATCAGGGAGGTGTTAGAGAATGAGTAATGCCGAGGAGATCGAGACACTTGAGAATTCACTGGAAGGGTACAAGGAGAAGGTTGCCCCGGTTACAAAGGCAACTCTCACCTGGGACAAGGACCTTATCTTTGTCGGAAGAACCCAGCGGGGCTATGAGATAGATTTTGACGCCAGGGTAGAGTGGGGCTGCATGCCTACAGAGAGTCTGCTGCTGAGCCTTGCCGGCTGTATGGGCATTGACATGGTCTCTTTTCTCCAGAAGATGAAGTGCAGGATTGAAAGCTTCAAGATCGACCTGGAGGGAGAGAGAAACCCAACCCCGCCTCAGTACTTCAAGACAATCAGGATGACTGTTCACCTGTCAGGGGATGGCATAACAGAGAAAAAGGTGCAGAGGGCGATCTCTTTATCCCATGAAAAGTATTGTTCCGTCTATCATACACTAAGGGAAGACCTGAAGGTCTTCGTGGATTACAGAATTAATGAAACCAAATGACAGCCCCTCCCATTATCTCGGACACAGGAGTCGCCTCCAGAAGAGATTCGTTGAAAACGGCATAAAGGGCCTTCAGGACTACGAGGCCCTTGAGTTGCTGCTCACCTATGGTGTTGCACGGAAGGACAGAAAAGCTGTTGCAAAGGCACTTCTGAAAAGGTTTGACGGGATATCCGGGGTTTTCGGGGCAGAGATTCACGAGCTTAAAGAGATTGACGGAGTAGGAGAGAAGACCGCAATTCTTATAAATCTCATGCAGTCACTTATGGAACTCTGTGTAAAGGAGCGGACATTTCACAAAGCAAAGATATCTTCTCCGGAGGCAGTGGTAGAGTATTGCAGGGTCTCAATGGGGTGGCTGAGGGATGAGCAGTTCAGGGTCATTTATCTAAACTCACAGAATGAAGTCCTGTCGGAAGAGGTTATTCAGGAGGGAACGGTTGACCAGGCTGTTGTATATCCGAGAAAGGTACTGGAATACGCCCTGAAACACAAGGCCGTCAGCATTATACTCGTACATAATCATCCGGGAGGTCTTCTGAAACCATCAAGGAGTGATATCGAACTGACAAAACGCCTTAAGAACACATCCGAGGAGATGGGGATCAGGGTCCACGACCACTTTATTATTACACGAGACGGACACTTCAGTTTTTATGAAAACGGCCTGCTGTAGCAGACATTACAGATTACCAGGTGCTTACAGTATTACCTTTTTAATCATTCTTCTTGGCTCCGGCGGTTCCACCCCTACCTCAAAAGCCTCCTCCATAAGCTGAAATGCCTCAGCCAGGTTGGTTTCGTCATTATAGTGGAGTACGGCAAGGGTGTCTCCCTCCTGCACAACGGCTCCGGATTTCCTGTTCAGCAAAATACCTGCTCCATGGTCAATCCTGTCTTCAAGCCTCTGCCTGCCTGCCCCAACGAGCATGGAGGCAATGCCCACCTTTTCGGCATCCACCCTTTGTATGTATCCACCTGAAGCAGCCTGAACCGGCTTTATGTGAGCAGCCCCCGGCAATAAGGCAGGGTTTGCAACTATCTCGGAATTGCCTCCCTGACGCTCTACAAACTCCATAAAGCTTTCAAGGGCCTTACCCGAGTCTATCAGCTCTTCAAGCTCCGCCCGTTTCTCTGAAAGCGCGCCTTCATCTATATCCTTAATCCGCGGAACCACTATCCTGGGATTGTCAACAGCCTTTTCCACCCAGTCAGCGAGATAAAGCATCCATGCCCCGAGCGTAAGCGTCACTTCGATGAGGTCCTTGTCCGCCCTGCCTTTCAGTGCATTTATACACTCCTTGATTTCAAGTGAATTACCCACGGTCCTGCCAAGAGGTTCATCCATG
This region of Nitrospirota bacterium genomic DNA includes:
- the radC gene encoding DNA repair protein RadC codes for the protein MKPNDSPSHYLGHRSRLQKRFVENGIKGLQDYEALELLLTYGVARKDRKAVAKALLKRFDGISGVFGAEIHELKEIDGVGEKTAILINLMQSLMELCVKERTFHKAKISSPEAVVEYCRVSMGWLRDEQFRVIYLNSQNEVLSEEVIQEGTVDQAVVYPRKVLEYALKHKAVSIILVHNHPGGLLKPSRSDIELTKRLKNTSEEMGIRVHDHFIITRDGHFSFYENGLL
- a CDS encoding OsmC family protein, which produces MSNAEEIETLENSLEGYKEKVAPVTKATLTWDKDLIFVGRTQRGYEIDFDARVEWGCMPTESLLLSLAGCMGIDMVSFLQKMKCRIESFKIDLEGERNPTPPQYFKTIRMTVHLSGDGITEKKVQRAISLSHEKYCSVYHTLREDLKVFVDYRINETK
- the miaA gene encoding tRNA (adenosine(37)-N6)-dimethylallyltransferase MiaA, whose translation is MEQDGGKKRVIIITGPTGVGKTGFSLLLAEALRTEIISADSMQIYRGMDLGTAKPSPEQKARVRHHMIDIVDPSETYSAGRYLRDVSPLIKGLHSRGKLPIVIGGTGLYIKTLTRGLFSAPEADPELRAALLRLESRIPGRLYQELLKIDPQRACTIEPADKRRIIRALEVSLKAGRPISELQREFTSPLPYEYIKIGLTRDRKELYRLIEERVEEMFARGLVDEVARLLGMNPSETPLQAIGYKEVLGYLRGKLGLDETKLIVKRATKRYAKRQSTWFKKEEGIQWVDITGLFSPEEVFEKVERETGTINRFPLPGVSRNWVSHE